In one window of Candidatus Uhrbacteria bacterium CG10_big_fil_rev_8_21_14_0_10_50_16 DNA:
- the recA gene encoding recombinase RecA: MATAQKDKKEDQKAKFKAAEEALSQIRERFGDGSIMRLGEAKISQVDAISTGCLSIDLALGVGGVPRGRIIEIYGPESSGKTTLAQHIVAEVQKEGGIAAFVDAEHALDPDYAEKIGVNINEMLISQPDTGEQALEIVETLVRSNAVDVIVIDSVAALTPKAEIEGDMGQNHMGLQARLMSQALRKLTSIVSKSKTTVIFINQIRMKIGVMFGNPETTTGGNALKFYSSIRIEVRRAAQIKQGEKIIGNRVRCKIVKNKVAPPFRACEFDIMYNEGISVSGDLLTLGVEYGSIGKSGHTYKFGEEKLGTGRENARHFLRANPKLLKEVRIATEKAIKDMVEPSEEEAGETSNEDA; this comes from the coding sequence ATGGCAACGGCACAAAAAGACAAAAAGGAGGACCAAAAAGCTAAGTTTAAAGCGGCAGAAGAGGCACTCTCTCAAATCCGCGAACGATTTGGCGATGGATCCATTATGCGACTTGGTGAAGCGAAAATTTCTCAGGTCGACGCAATCTCTACAGGGTGTTTAAGTATTGATTTAGCATTAGGCGTTGGAGGTGTTCCTCGTGGTCGAATCATTGAAATTTACGGACCAGAATCCTCTGGTAAAACCACGCTTGCACAGCACATTGTGGCAGAGGTGCAGAAGGAAGGAGGAATTGCTGCGTTCGTGGATGCAGAACATGCGCTTGACCCAGATTATGCAGAAAAGATCGGCGTTAATATTAACGAGATGCTCATCTCCCAGCCCGATACGGGTGAGCAGGCATTAGAGATCGTAGAGACGCTTGTTAGATCCAACGCGGTGGACGTTATTGTCATTGACTCCGTGGCCGCCCTTACACCAAAGGCCGAGATTGAGGGAGACATGGGACAAAACCACATGGGATTACAGGCGCGACTTATGAGTCAGGCGCTACGTAAACTCACAAGTATCGTCTCCAAGTCCAAAACAACCGTGATTTTTATTAACCAGATCCGCATGAAGATTGGCGTGATGTTTGGAAACCCAGAGACCACAACGGGTGGAAACGCTCTTAAGTTTTATTCGTCGATTCGTATTGAGGTTCGACGTGCGGCACAAATTAAGCAAGGAGAGAAGATTATCGGCAACCGCGTACGATGTAAGATTGTCAAAAACAAGGTTGCTCCACCATTCAGAGCCTGCGAGTTTGACATCATGTATAACGAAGGAATTTCCGTGTCGGGAGACTTGCTTACACTGGGAGTCGAGTACGGATCTATTGGAAAATCAGGACACACCTACAAGTTTGGAGAGGAGAAATTAGGAACAGGACGAGAAAACGCACGGCATTTTTTGCGCGCCAATCCAAAACTTCTAAAGGAGGTGCGTATTGCCACAGAGAAGGCGATCAAAGACATGGTAGAGCCTTCAGAGGAAGAAGCAGGGGAGACCAGCAACGAAGACGCCTAA
- the efp gene encoding elongation factor P, whose product MANVSEIGKGSVIRWKDDLWVINEFQHVSPGKGSAFTRIKLKSIATGKTVENTFKATEQLEFVDVQRKTMQYLYGDSEGVTLMDLVSYDQVVVGNDILGDDKKYLMEGLQISVSMYNDQAIAIQLPKKVEYVVEQTQPAVKGDTASGNVQKDAVMTNGLLVRVPIFIKEGDKLLINTDTCEYSERVK is encoded by the coding sequence ATGGCAAACGTATCAGAAATTGGAAAAGGATCTGTCATTCGATGGAAAGATGATTTGTGGGTAATTAACGAGTTTCAACATGTGAGCCCCGGAAAAGGGTCTGCCTTTACGCGCATTAAGCTCAAAAGTATTGCAACAGGGAAGACCGTAGAAAATACGTTTAAAGCTACCGAGCAATTGGAGTTTGTGGATGTGCAGCGTAAGACCATGCAATACCTTTATGGAGATTCCGAGGGTGTGACACTTATGGATTTAGTGTCGTACGATCAAGTTGTCGTTGGAAATGATATTTTGGGAGACGACAAAAAATACCTAATGGAAGGATTACAAATCAGTGTGTCCATGTACAACGACCAGGCGATCGCCATTCAGCTTCCAAAGAAGGTGGAATATGTGGTGGAACAGACGCAACCGGCAGTAAAAGGGGATACAGCTTCTGGAAATGTGCAAAAGGACGCAGTGATGACCAATGGATTACTTGTGCGTGTGCCAATCTTTATTAAAGAAGGAGATAAATTATTGATCAACACAGACACGTGTGAGTATTCTGAGCGCGTAAAATAG